From the Streptomonospora nanhaiensis genome, the window CCGGCTGCTGGGCCGGATGGAGGAGTTGGAGGCCACGCTGCGCTACCTCGACCGCAAGATCGCGACCTACGACGCCCGCATGGCGGTGGAGGCGGGCTGAGGGGGTCCGCCGCGACGGGCCGGGACCGCTCCACCCGCGCCGCCCCGCGCCGGCGCCGCACCCGGCGGGCGCCCCGCAGCGCCGCAACGCGGAACGGGGCGCCCGCACCCCTTTGGTGCGGGCGCCCCGCGGACGCGTGCCGTGCCGGTCGCCGGACCCCCGCGGCGGCCGCCGGGCGGGGGTCAGTCGTGGCCGCCCACGCCGCCGATCCGGGTCACCATCGTGGTGACGAAGGGCCGGAAGCCCTCCTGCTCGAAGAAGCGGATGTCCTCGGAGCTGGTGGCCAGGGCCGTCAGTTCGATGTCGCGGATGCCCATGGAGCCCACCTGGCGGCGGATCTCCTCCAGCAGGCCCGAGCCCACGCCCGTGCCGGTGTGCTCGGGGGCCACCGCCAGGGTCTGGACCACGGCCACCCGCGCGCCCCGGTCCCACGACCCCTGCTCGCTCTGGCGGACGGTGACCATGGCGTAGCCGACCGTCTCGCCGCCGCGCTCGGCCACCAGGGCCAGTGTGCTGGAGTCCTTCAGCCAGGCGAGGTACTGCGCCCGCCGGCGGCGCCAGGACTCCTCGGCGTTGACGCGGGTGATGATGTCCTCAAGGTGCGGCGCCACGGTGGCGTGCTGCTCGTGCAGGGCCGCCCACA encodes:
- a CDS encoding GNAT family N-acetyltransferase, which translates into the protein MGSSLATKTHGGIPTLRYRYLGAADVEELAELWAALHEQHATVAPHLEDIITRVNAEESWRRRRAQYLAWLKDSSTLALVAERGGETVGYAMVTVRQSEQGSWDRGARVAVVQTLAVAPEHTGTGVGSGLLEEIRRQVGSMGIRDIELTALATSSEDIRFFEQEGFRPFVTTMVTRIGGVGGHD